A window of Paenibacillus sp. 19GGS1-52 contains these coding sequences:
- a CDS encoding type II toxin-antitoxin system SpoIISA family toxin: MWIWLKGSKWGRIVGISIAVTFLAILLGWGYQHINWTTVNPWIYKAQKFYKNGGDVYFGLFFTTFIIYLIYEVLKFRKDPERFTEDVWKIRKTYYVMYLVLAATGFIAGYLSFRDWKTMTQLTAFVVFVDLAVFQTPSITKIWSAEFQHRGKIEKVIEGNVEFINSTAIKFQAFSDVIKQTESYFSPITVIPQNWNAYQKELKQYVGLYTSKFRFRLELFPFKVEVDETHTKDNLRNALNRLEILFFHEIDDTPTIGNEPSYRTCVVEKLMSGEGVVLETDKLVIVPIFQKKNLLIGLRSSDGSKIDEIDITNIINLSTIFHWYL, from the coding sequence TTGTGGATCTGGCTTAAAGGTTCAAAATGGGGCAGGATCGTAGGAATTTCTATTGCAGTGACTTTTTTAGCCATCTTGCTAGGATGGGGGTACCAACATATTAATTGGACAACAGTGAACCCATGGATCTACAAAGCACAAAAATTTTATAAAAATGGGGGTGATGTATACTTCGGTTTATTCTTCACTACATTCATCATTTATCTAATTTATGAGGTCCTGAAATTTCGCAAGGATCCAGAGCGATTCACTGAAGATGTCTGGAAAATCCGAAAGACATATTATGTGATGTACCTGGTACTTGCCGCAACTGGTTTCATAGCGGGTTATCTAAGTTTTCGAGATTGGAAAACAATGACACAGTTAACCGCTTTCGTTGTGTTTGTAGACTTGGCCGTATTTCAAACTCCCAGCATCACTAAGATATGGAGTGCTGAATTCCAACATCGAGGGAAAATTGAGAAGGTCATTGAAGGGAACGTTGAGTTCATTAACTCTACAGCCATTAAATTCCAAGCCTTTTCGGATGTTATCAAGCAAACAGAGTCTTATTTTTCACCGATTACTGTGATTCCTCAGAACTGGAATGCCTATCAAAAAGAATTAAAACAGTACGTAGGTTTGTACACAAGTAAATTCCGGTTTCGATTAGAGCTATTTCCGTTTAAAGTAGAAGTAGATGAAACTCATACCAAAGATAACCTACGAAATGCTTTGAATCGTTTAGAGATATTATTCTTTCATGAAATTGATGACACTCCTACAATAGGAAATGAACCTAGTTATAGAACATGTGTTGTGGAAAAACTTATGAGTGGCGAAGGTGTTGTTTTGGAAACGGATAAATTAGTTATCGTTCCTATTTTTCAGAAAAAAAATTTGTTGATTGGACTTCGATCCAGTGATGGTTCAAAAATTGACGAAATAGACATTACCAATATCATTAATTTGAGCACGATTTTCCACTGGTACCTATAG
- a CDS encoding M23 family metallopeptidase, translated as MEVVKKAKDIKKIIGLISALSSPGIGLVLIFLGLAALIVLFVFLPVMIFSDADSYKPQTAGEYGWMAPVQLDEDGSAYMWPVPTLSQVSSSFALRDLFGTTRMHKGIDIANGAANTELQPVYAMAAGTVTLAGVASGYGQAIMIDHGNGLVTTYGHLSAQMNVSVGDKVSKGQFIGKIGQGIVGRSTGPHLHFQVELNGVPVDPLEYVFPPGSEMPSLPSELGYQSLNMDSMLQFLEKRKSALADRSLLQMIDDAGRTKNVSPYLLIAITGQEQSFVPRNNNHASEIIRNPWNVYGCWCKGKGAQLSTGESAQIAANTITKLSQDLPAGRDPIQWLSAKDNPRGYYAADNGWWIGVSKYFKLLVAGSG; from the coding sequence ATGGAAGTCGTTAAAAAGGCCAAAGACATCAAGAAAATCATCGGGCTGATTTCAGCGCTAAGTTCTCCGGGAATCGGCTTGGTGCTGATCTTCCTTGGACTCGCGGCGCTGATTGTGTTATTTGTATTTTTGCCAGTTATGATTTTCTCGGATGCCGATAGCTATAAACCACAAACAGCAGGCGAATATGGCTGGATGGCTCCCGTGCAGTTGGATGAAGATGGTTCTGCATATATGTGGCCCGTGCCGACTCTTAGTCAGGTATCTTCCTCGTTTGCGCTGCGTGATCTGTTTGGGACAACCCGAATGCACAAGGGCATTGATATTGCGAATGGAGCCGCGAACACTGAGTTGCAGCCCGTCTATGCTATGGCAGCAGGTACGGTGACGTTGGCTGGAGTAGCCAGCGGGTATGGTCAGGCGATTATGATCGATCACGGCAACGGGCTGGTGACCACATATGGGCATCTATCTGCTCAGATGAACGTGTCCGTGGGTGACAAGGTGAGCAAAGGTCAGTTCATTGGCAAAATCGGACAAGGCATCGTCGGACGCTCTACGGGACCGCATTTACACTTTCAAGTGGAGCTGAACGGGGTACCCGTTGATCCATTGGAGTATGTATTTCCTCCAGGTTCGGAAATGCCAAGCTTGCCGAGTGAGCTGGGATATCAGTCTTTAAATATGGATAGCATGCTGCAGTTTCTGGAGAAGCGAAAATCAGCGCTGGCTGATCGCAGTCTGCTGCAGATGATCGATGACGCGGGGCGAACTAAAAATGTATCTCCCTATCTGCTGATTGCCATTACCGGACAAGAGCAATCTTTTGTGCCGAGAAACAATAACCATGCCTCCGAGATTATCCGAAATCCGTGGAATGTTTATGGATGTTGGTGCAAAGGTAAAGGGGCGCAACTCTCGACCGGAGAATCGGCGCAGATTGCTGCGAATACGATTACTAAGCTGTCACAGGATCTTCCTGCCGGAAGAGATCCGATTCAGTGGCTGTCGGCCAAAGATAATCCGCGTGGTTACTATGCCGCCGATAACGGATGGTGGATCGGGGTATCCAAGTACTTCAAATTGTTAGTAGCGGGGAGCGGTTGA
- a CDS encoding metal-dependent hydrolase has translation MNRQGHVGLAILAGSAVLYVTPVMPMVPAAVLISAAGIGGLLPDLDHKTSTVSNKLQFSARTRKQLKGLSGLSVGIGILWFILQQPMPWLWLAGGLVLALASRLRMLLLSGLGLLFIAGYELYGLHWLTLLAGVAMLVMPFVKHRGIIHSPEFAAVLSVGVVSFTATQPVLFQALGLGLLAGWWSHLAGDAVTVEGIRSVLMPRLKVALNILRNGSTAERWIARCCWVSSIALWLITFY, from the coding sequence ATGAATCGACAAGGACATGTAGGGCTGGCCATTTTAGCGGGTTCGGCAGTGCTCTATGTTACGCCAGTGATGCCCATGGTGCCTGCTGCCGTATTGATTTCGGCTGCGGGGATCGGCGGACTGCTGCCCGATCTGGATCATAAGACCAGTACGGTTAGTAATAAGCTCCAGTTCTCGGCAAGGACACGGAAACAACTGAAGGGATTATCCGGTCTGTCCGTGGGCATAGGGATCTTGTGGTTTATCCTGCAGCAGCCGATGCCCTGGCTATGGTTAGCAGGCGGTCTAGTCCTAGCCTTGGCATCCCGTCTGCGGATGCTCCTCTTGAGTGGACTTGGACTGCTCTTCATTGCGGGATATGAACTTTACGGCCTGCATTGGCTCACGCTTTTGGCAGGCGTTGCCATGCTGGTGATGCCTTTTGTCAAGCATCGCGGGATTATCCATAGTCCAGAGTTTGCCGCTGTCTTGAGCGTTGGCGTGGTCTCGTTTACCGCTACGCAGCCCGTTCTGTTCCAAGCGCTCGGCTTAGGCCTGCTAGCCGGGTGGTGGTCGCACTTAGCGGGGGACGCAGTGACGGTGGAGGGTATTCGTTCCGTGCTCATGCCACGGCTTAAAGTGGCGCTGAATATCCTGCGAAACGGCAGTACCGCCGAGCGGTGGATTGCCCGATGTTGTTGGGTGAGTAGTATCGCACTTTGGCTCATTACATTCTATTGA
- a CDS encoding DUF87 domain-containing protein: MSLLKHTNRLVKRWMKQPRHVVVNMLDGKDGKSAHYVRVLMVQEYPPEIIAGYLDQLDGVVTHAGASLRKTIRYAQSDIKFNTRMKYKLNRLTASINDQSETDPARNAEIAAKETILALRDSTLSNDHKLVEVQTFLTLSAPKLHQIEAAEAGLKLWFDNMSGKLNELKREQSEAMRQTAPATDPYGDHSEFFNKTHYGRVTTDSVAARTYPMTRGSFSDAEGLYFGRRTEDGGFCFVNLCDPDDPRAQNVTVFGKTGEGKSYFLKALVVSLLEEGVHVFVFDLDGEWRELCEYVGGVYIDHTTEEGRYFEPLTIMPAITEIDEECVQYNRSRYKMAEKSGVRTFSLLGENLTRSEIFEVGEAIRRIYHAAGIEKKTPATWNAPTGPRPTIHAVFREIEEAARSNADAKSLYDKIKIYFIGIYDDVFQIEEASSFHQKAPLVVYRVGSGEADESKKDESAKQAQIKMSMAFEQVNANIHLLKIAGADFSAVLVDEGQRQLQNPELRSYVFTWYTAIRKQNGMMILAGNSPAIMLDTAAGVGMWENTSVRVYFYMEQSAVRLLSSHADLPHEIQELITQNEGTQRYILENHKRYDELIMHVPPEEHVLYKTRGLKTAG, encoded by the coding sequence ATGAGCCTGCTCAAACATACGAATCGGTTAGTTAAACGGTGGATGAAACAGCCCCGGCATGTGGTGGTGAACATGCTGGATGGAAAGGATGGAAAGTCCGCTCATTACGTGCGGGTCCTCATGGTTCAGGAATATCCACCAGAGATTATTGCCGGGTATCTGGATCAGCTGGATGGAGTCGTTACCCATGCTGGGGCTAGCTTGCGCAAGACGATACGGTATGCGCAAAGCGATATCAAATTCAACACCCGGATGAAATACAAGCTGAACCGATTAACGGCCAGCATCAACGATCAGAGCGAAACTGATCCGGCGCGGAATGCGGAGATTGCCGCCAAAGAAACCATTTTGGCCTTGCGGGACTCCACCCTGTCGAATGACCACAAGCTGGTGGAGGTGCAAACCTTCTTGACGTTATCCGCACCGAAGCTGCATCAGATTGAGGCGGCAGAGGCGGGGCTGAAGCTTTGGTTCGATAACATGTCCGGGAAGCTGAATGAATTGAAGCGTGAGCAGAGTGAGGCGATGCGGCAAACCGCCCCTGCAACTGATCCTTACGGGGATCACAGTGAATTTTTTAACAAAACCCATTATGGGCGGGTCACGACAGACTCTGTCGCAGCACGCACCTACCCGATGACCCGAGGCTCGTTCTCCGATGCTGAAGGACTATATTTTGGTCGCCGGACTGAGGACGGCGGCTTTTGTTTTGTCAATCTGTGTGATCCGGATGATCCCCGGGCGCAGAACGTCACCGTGTTCGGCAAGACGGGGGAGGGGAAAAGTTACTTTCTCAAGGCACTGGTGGTGTCACTGTTGGAAGAAGGCGTGCATGTTTTTGTGTTTGATTTAGACGGGGAATGGCGTGAACTCTGTGAGTATGTGGGAGGCGTATATATTGATCACACCACCGAAGAAGGTCGCTATTTTGAACCGCTGACGATCATGCCTGCCATCACCGAAATTGACGAGGAATGTGTGCAGTATAATCGCTCCCGGTACAAGATGGCTGAAAAAAGCGGTGTGCGCACCTTCTCGCTGCTGGGGGAGAACTTAACCCGTTCGGAAATCTTTGAAGTGGGAGAAGCCATCCGCAGAATCTACCATGCCGCAGGGATTGAGAAGAAAACTCCAGCAACCTGGAATGCTCCCACCGGACCGAGGCCGACGATTCATGCGGTGTTTAGAGAAATTGAAGAGGCTGCTCGTAGTAATGCCGATGCCAAAAGCTTGTATGACAAGATCAAAATCTATTTTATCGGGATTTATGATGATGTTTTTCAAATCGAAGAGGCTTCCAGCTTTCATCAGAAAGCGCCACTCGTGGTCTATCGGGTCGGTTCCGGCGAGGCGGACGAGTCCAAAAAGGATGAATCGGCTAAGCAAGCGCAAATCAAAATGTCGATGGCCTTTGAACAGGTCAATGCTAACATTCATCTGCTTAAAATTGCCGGAGCCGATTTCTCTGCTGTGTTGGTGGACGAAGGTCAACGGCAATTGCAAAATCCGGAACTGCGCAGTTATGTCTTCACCTGGTACACGGCGATTCGGAAGCAAAATGGCATGATGATTCTGGCAGGAAATTCCCCAGCCATAATGCTGGATACCGCAGCTGGAGTCGGCATGTGGGAAAACACCAGTGTGCGCGTGTATTTTTACATGGAGCAATCGGCGGTACGTTTACTGTCCTCCCACGCGGATCTGCCACACGAGATACAGGAACTCATTACTCAGAATGAAGGGACACAGCGCTACATTTTGGAGAATCACAAACGCTACGATGAACTGATTATGCATGTCCCTCCGGAAGAGCATGTCCTGTACAAAACGCGGGGCCTGAAAACCGCAGGATAG